Proteins encoded by one window of Paenibacillus urinalis:
- a CDS encoding MATE family efflux transporter, with translation MTTTATGGGAAETNNLKLFALTWPIFLELLLFMLMGTVDTFMLSAVSDEAVSAVGTANQIVTIAILILEVIGNGAAIVVAQYIGSRKLAEASRVSAIAITLNLCVGLAISILFVFGGRSILQAMNLSGELLQLGEAYLTIVGGGIFLQALINILAAIIRTYGYTKQTMLVSLVMNVIHLVGNYALIFGHFGFSPLGVQGAAISTVLSRLICVVIFFWLLYRVLSVRIEWKHYFTISRDYVGKILKIGIPSAFEQIIYQVCQLVFLYYVTYLGTESLATRQYAAQISHYIYLFSMAVSIGTSILVGRFVGAGNPEEAYARLRKSVKIGLTSTIIMDLIIIALREPLLGIFTDSAEIIRLGSQVILFSIVLETARTCNMIMINSLRAAGDARFPVYMGLISMVGVSLPLGYVLVFSLDMGLLGVWMANAADEWIRAIIMHFRWKSGAWRKHALVEHPPVHEQAQPAVTQS, from the coding sequence ATGACGACGACAGCAACGGGCGGGGGCGCCGCCGAAACGAATAATCTTAAGCTTTTTGCCTTAACCTGGCCCATTTTTTTAGAGCTGCTTCTATTCATGCTGATGGGTACAGTCGACACCTTTATGCTCAGCGCGGTATCGGATGAAGCGGTATCCGCTGTTGGTACAGCGAATCAGATCGTAACCATCGCCATTCTTATCCTGGAGGTCATCGGTAACGGAGCAGCCATAGTCGTTGCCCAGTACATCGGTTCAAGGAAGCTGGCAGAAGCCTCAAGAGTATCTGCTATCGCGATTACCCTGAATCTGTGTGTCGGACTTGCGATCAGTATATTGTTTGTATTTGGAGGTCGCTCCATACTACAAGCGATGAATCTTTCGGGAGAGCTTCTTCAGCTCGGTGAGGCTTATTTGACCATTGTAGGGGGAGGGATATTCCTCCAGGCCTTGATTAACATCCTTGCCGCGATCATTCGGACTTATGGATATACGAAGCAGACAATGCTGGTCTCCCTCGTGATGAATGTTATTCATCTGGTCGGTAACTATGCGCTTATATTTGGACATTTTGGTTTTAGTCCGCTGGGTGTTCAAGGTGCAGCCATCTCGACGGTGCTCAGTCGATTAATCTGTGTCGTCATTTTCTTCTGGCTCCTGTACAGGGTGCTGTCTGTTCGTATCGAGTGGAAGCATTACTTCACGATTTCTAGAGATTATGTAGGAAAAATTCTGAAGATCGGCATTCCGTCGGCCTTTGAGCAAATTATTTATCAGGTCTGTCAGCTCGTCTTCTTATATTATGTCACTTATCTGGGAACGGAATCCCTGGCGACAAGGCAGTATGCTGCTCAAATTTCACACTATATCTATCTGTTCAGCATGGCCGTCTCCATTGGTACCTCCATTCTCGTAGGACGCTTCGTTGGTGCAGGGAATCCGGAAGAAGCCTATGCCCGTTTGCGAAAAAGCGTCAAGATCGGGCTGACCTCCACGATCATTATGGATTTAATTATTATTGCGCTGCGGGAGCCGCTGCTCGGGATCTTCACAGACAGCGCCGAGATCATTCGTCTTGGATCGCAGGTGATCCTGTTCAGTATTGTGCTGGAGACAGCCAGAACCTGCAATATGATCATGATTAATTCGCTGCGCGCTGCTGGAGATGCGCGTTTCCCGGTATATATGGGTCTCATCTCCATGGTCGGTGTAAGTCTTCCGCTTGGCTATGTGCTCGTATTTTCTCTGGATATGGGTCTCCTTGGTGTATGGATGGCAAATGCTGCAGATGAGTGGATTCGAGCGATCATCATGCATTTTCGCTGGAAGAGCGGCGCTTGGCGCAAGCATGCGCTTGTAGAGCATCCTCCCGTACATGAACAGGCTCAGCCTGCTGTGACACAGTCCTGA
- a CDS encoding alpha-amylase → MKRNHTMMQFFEWHVEPDGSHWKRLAEKAPELKAQGIDSVWIPPVTKGSSPEDTGYGVYDLYDLGEFDQKGSVRTKYGTKAELLEALAACMQNGIAVYVDLVMNHKAGADATERFKVIEVDPNNRTKDISKPFEIEGWTKFDYPGRGDKYSSFKWNHTHFNGTDYDAKTNRTGIFRMAEEDKAWNENVDDEFGNYDYLMFANIDYSIPEVREEMIRWGKWLIDTLQCNGFRLDAIKHINHEFIKEFAKEMINKRGQDFYIVGEFWKPDLAACQNFLDTVDYQIDLFDVSLHYKLHEASQAGKNFNLSTIFQDTLVNTHPTHAVTFVDNHDSQPEEALESWIDDWFKQSAYALILLRQGGYPCVFYGDYYGISGEHPIPPKKDAIDPLLHARYHYAYGPQEDYFDHPNTIGWVRRGVAEFPHSGCAVVIGNGEEGKKHMKVGSERAGQTFIDITGNRTDQIKIGKDGFADFPVNGGSVSVWVEASNN, encoded by the coding sequence ATGAAACGTAATCATACGATGATGCAGTTTTTTGAGTGGCATGTTGAACCGGACGGTTCCCATTGGAAACGGCTGGCCGAGAAGGCTCCCGAGCTGAAGGCACAAGGCATTGACTCCGTCTGGATTCCCCCAGTTACGAAGGGCTCTTCGCCTGAAGACACGGGATATGGAGTATATGACTTATACGATCTCGGTGAATTTGATCAAAAAGGGAGCGTTCGAACCAAGTACGGAACCAAAGCCGAGCTGCTCGAAGCACTGGCCGCCTGTATGCAGAACGGCATAGCCGTTTACGTCGATCTGGTTATGAACCACAAGGCCGGAGCCGATGCAACGGAGCGCTTCAAAGTCATTGAAGTCGATCCTAACAACCGGACGAAGGATATCTCCAAGCCGTTTGAGATTGAGGGCTGGACCAAATTTGATTACCCTGGACGGGGTGACAAGTATTCCAGCTTCAAATGGAATCATACTCATTTCAACGGCACAGATTATGATGCCAAGACGAATCGGACCGGCATATTCCGCATGGCAGAAGAAGACAAGGCCTGGAACGAGAATGTTGACGATGAATTCGGCAACTATGACTATCTCATGTTCGCTAACATTGACTACAGCATCCCTGAGGTCAGAGAGGAAATGATCCGCTGGGGCAAATGGCTCATCGACACTTTACAGTGCAACGGTTTTCGTCTGGATGCCATCAAGCACATCAACCATGAATTCATCAAGGAATTCGCTAAAGAGATGATCAACAAACGCGGACAGGATTTCTACATTGTCGGTGAGTTCTGGAAGCCCGATCTAGCGGCCTGTCAGAACTTCCTGGACACGGTCGATTACCAGATTGACTTATTTGATGTATCTCTCCACTATAAGCTGCATGAGGCCTCCCAGGCTGGAAAGAACTTCAATCTCAGCACGATCTTCCAGGATACACTCGTTAATACTCATCCGACTCATGCGGTAACGTTCGTTGATAATCATGACTCTCAGCCGGAAGAGGCACTGGAATCATGGATTGATGATTGGTTCAAGCAGAGTGCCTATGCGCTGATTCTGCTGCGTCAAGGTGGATACCCTTGTGTATTCTACGGTGATTATTATGGAATATCCGGAGAGCACCCGATTCCTCCGAAGAAGGATGCGATTGATCCTCTGCTTCATGCCAGATATCACTATGCCTATGGTCCACAGGAGGACTACTTCGACCATCCGAATACGATTGGCTGGGTACGACGCGGGGTCGCCGAGTTTCCTCATTCCGGTTGTGCCGTCGTTATCGGCAATGGTGAAGAGGGCAAGAAGCACATGAAGGTAGGCTCGGAACGGGCCGGACAGACCTTTATTGATATTACGGGCAACCGGACAGATCAGATCAAGATCGGCAAAGACGGCTTTGCCGACTTCCCTGTGAACGGTGGAAGCGTATCGGTATGGGTTGAAGCATCGAACAATTAA
- a CDS encoding alpha-glucosidase/alpha-galactosidase, which produces MSKITFIGAGSTVFVKNVLGDVMTTPALQDFELALFDIDEERLRDSERLLNSIKETLGSTCRIIAYHDRKEALRGAKYVINAIQVGGYDPCTITDFEIPKKYGLRQTIADTLGIGGIFRNLRTIPVMLDFARDMQEVCPDAWFLNYTNPMAVLTNVMNTVGGIKTVGLCHSVQHCVSDLFRSLEMDTAGVESKIAGINHMAWLLEVKKDGKDLYPEIKRRAAEKQKEKHHDMVRFELMLRFGYYVTESSEHNAEYHPYFIKKSYPELIDKYNIPLDEYPRRCVNQINGWKEMRDKIFASESIEHTRSAEYASYIMEAMETGNPFKIGGNVMNTGLITNLPKEACVEVPCLVDRSGITPTYVGDLPPQLAALNRTNINTQLLTIEAAVTQKKEHIYHAAMLDPHTAAELSLDDITSLCDDLIEAHGDWLPAFK; this is translated from the coding sequence ATGTCCAAAATTACATTCATTGGTGCGGGGAGCACCGTTTTTGTCAAAAATGTACTTGGCGATGTGATGACAACACCCGCTTTGCAGGATTTCGAGCTTGCTCTGTTTGATATTGATGAAGAGCGGCTGCGGGACTCCGAGCGGCTGCTTAACAGCATAAAGGAAACGCTCGGCAGCACCTGCCGAATCATCGCCTATCATGACCGCAAAGAAGCACTTCGCGGTGCCAAATACGTCATTAATGCAATTCAGGTCGGCGGCTATGATCCGTGTACGATCACTGATTTTGAAATTCCGAAGAAATATGGTCTGCGCCAGACGATAGCGGATACGCTGGGGATCGGGGGAATCTTCCGTAATCTTCGGACGATTCCGGTGATGCTGGATTTTGCCCGCGATATGCAGGAGGTCTGCCCGGACGCTTGGTTCCTGAACTACACCAATCCGATGGCCGTGCTTACGAATGTTATGAATACAGTTGGCGGCATCAAGACGGTTGGACTCTGCCATAGTGTACAGCACTGCGTATCCGATCTGTTCCGCTCACTGGAGATGGATACGGCAGGAGTAGAATCGAAGATTGCCGGCATCAACCATATGGCCTGGCTGCTTGAAGTGAAGAAGGATGGCAAGGATCTGTATCCGGAGATTAAACGCCGGGCGGCTGAGAAGCAGAAGGAGAAGCATCATGATATGGTGCGGTTTGAGCTGATGCTTCGGTTTGGCTACTATGTAACAGAATCTTCAGAGCATAATGCAGAATATCATCCCTACTTTATTAAGAAGAGCTACCCTGAGCTCATCGACAAATACAACATACCGCTGGATGAGTACCCGCGCCGCTGTGTTAACCAGATTAATGGCTGGAAGGAAATGCGAGACAAAATATTTGCCAGCGAAAGTATTGAGCATACAAGATCTGCCGAATATGCCTCATACATCATGGAAGCGATGGAGACAGGCAATCCGTTCAAGATTGGCGGTAATGTCATGAACACCGGACTCATTACGAACCTTCCGAAGGAGGCTTGTGTTGAAGTGCCGTGTCTGGTAGACCGCTCTGGAATTACGCCGACCTATGTCGGGGATCTGCCGCCTCAGCTTGCTGCACTGAACCGTACGAACATCAACACCCAGCTGCTGACGATTGAAGCAGCGGTAACTCAGAAGAAGGAGCATATCTATCATGCAGCGATGCTTGATCCACATACAGCTGCTGAGCTGTCCTTGGACGATATTACTTCCCTGTGTGATGACTTGATTGAAGCTCACGGTGACTGGCTGCCGGCATTCAAATAA
- a CDS encoding AraC family transcriptional regulator, with translation MPINEVHFTLQDSQEKMELRMDFFGLQECEPGHSWGPGLRDAYILHYIHNGYGSFRYEDQTVRLGPGEGFVIFPDERIHYTADEEDPWTYSWIGFRGIYAKSLLQRGSCTPGHPIYSAASGTGFSSFYNDLINVRHHAGGDVHSLGILYKVLGDLIRSAPAPTAYHKSSPSRDSYIRKSIRFIENGYSQKMTIQDIAEAIGLDRTYLSGIFKEHFGVSLQSYLLEYRMRRAAELLRNPELSISDVAHSVGYNDAFLFSKMFKKKQGHSPRHYRQLLK, from the coding sequence ATGCCAATTAACGAAGTCCATTTTACCCTTCAGGATTCGCAGGAGAAGATGGAGCTCCGCATGGATTTCTTCGGCCTGCAGGAGTGTGAACCAGGGCACAGCTGGGGTCCGGGTCTCCGAGATGCCTACATCCTCCATTACATTCATAATGGATATGGGAGCTTTCGCTATGAAGATCAGACGGTTCGGCTTGGTCCAGGAGAGGGATTTGTCATTTTCCCAGATGAACGTATCCACTATACCGCCGATGAAGAGGACCCCTGGACTTATTCCTGGATCGGTTTCAGAGGAATATATGCCAAATCCCTGCTGCAGCGCGGAAGCTGTACGCCAGGGCATCCCATTTATTCAGCTGCATCCGGAACCGGTTTCTCTTCTTTCTATAATGATCTCATTAACGTTCGTCATCATGCCGGTGGAGATGTTCATAGTCTGGGTATTCTGTATAAAGTGCTGGGCGATCTCATACGTAGTGCTCCTGCTCCTACTGCCTACCATAAGTCCTCCCCTTCACGGGACAGCTATATTCGGAAGTCGATCCGCTTCATTGAGAACGGGTACAGTCAGAAGATGACAATTCAGGATATTGCAGAGGCCATCGGCCTTGACCGCACCTATCTGTCAGGTATCTTCAAGGAGCATTTTGGCGTATCGCTTCAGTCCTATCTGCTGGAATACCGGATGAGACGGGCCGCAGAGCTGCTTCGTAATCCGGAGCTGTCGATCAGTGATGTCGCCCACTCCGTAGGCTATAACGATGCCTTCTTATTCTCCAAGATGTTCAAGAAGAAGCAGGGCCATTCTCCCCGCCATTATCGGCAGCTGCTTAAATAA
- a CDS encoding LCP family protein, with protein sequence MSDLEYPLTRSNRKKAGKNKKAKKKTKKPLIVSFIILLLVGSFAYIFHKELGWAALQLFVEKPVKTALDDSYEPLDEVTGPAVTEEEKELEPFSMLLLGVDEREGDVGRSDTMIYAVFRPEDHRMLLLSIPRDSYVQIAGRDRRDKVNAAYAYGGAKMSVETIEQLLETDVDYYAKVNFNALVEVVDALGGVELPITEPIQNKYKYHIPLYIEANKPIYTGEDALNYVRYREDSDFKRTERQRIFLKAAAERMLQIGNITKIPEILSIASSNMKTDMTSDFILDLGKLLYDKEAVPQMTSYMLEGSGKSDGAWYYMLDDEKLDYAQQLVDNWTDASITSDQLMDPEKDEEQTP encoded by the coding sequence ATGAGCGATCTTGAATACCCGTTGACACGGAGCAACCGTAAGAAAGCCGGCAAGAACAAAAAAGCGAAGAAGAAGACGAAAAAGCCATTAATTGTCTCTTTTATTATCCTGCTGTTAGTCGGCTCATTCGCTTATATTTTTCATAAGGAGCTGGGGTGGGCAGCACTGCAGCTGTTCGTAGAGAAGCCGGTCAAGACGGCACTCGATGATTCTTATGAACCGCTTGATGAAGTTACTGGACCCGCTGTGACAGAAGAAGAGAAGGAGCTGGAACCGTTCAGCATGCTTCTCCTTGGTGTAGACGAGCGCGAAGGGGATGTCGGCAGATCCGACACGATGATCTACGCCGTATTTCGTCCAGAGGATCACCGGATGCTGCTCTTGTCGATCCCGCGTGACTCCTATGTGCAGATTGCCGGGAGAGATAGAAGAGATAAAGTGAATGCGGCTTATGCCTATGGCGGTGCCAAGATGAGTGTGGAGACCATTGAGCAGCTCTTGGAAACCGACGTAGATTATTATGCAAAAGTGAATTTTAATGCGCTTGTCGAGGTGGTCGATGCCCTCGGTGGTGTCGAGCTTCCTATCACAGAACCGATTCAGAACAAGTACAAGTACCATATTCCACTGTATATTGAGGCGAACAAGCCCATCTATACAGGGGAGGATGCACTCAATTATGTAAGGTACCGTGAGGATTCCGACTTCAAGCGGACGGAGCGCCAGCGTATCTTTCTCAAAGCGGCAGCAGAACGGATGCTGCAGATCGGAAATATCACCAAGATTCCAGAAATTCTGTCTATTGCGAGCAGCAACATGAAGACAGATATGACCTCAGACTTTATCCTGGATCTTGGCAAGCTGCTCTATGATAAGGAAGCTGTTCCGCAGATGACCAGTTATATGCTGGAGGGAAGCGGCAAGAGCGATGGGGCCTGGTACTACATGCTGGACGACGAGAAGCTGGACTACGCGCAGCAATTAGTCGATAACTGGACAGATGCATCCATTACCAGCGATCAGCTGATGGATCCGGAAAAGGATGAAGAGCAAACACCATAA
- a CDS encoding bifunctional transcriptional activator/DNA repair enzyme AdaA, producing MRDQELFDKVYAAILARSDRYDGIYYSAIKTTGIYCRPSCRSRTPKPENVTVYSTIQEAERSGYRACKRCQPNKHELINPDADIAERVTRYIYAHYREPLTLPQIAEALSISPYHMQRVYKRVTEISPAQQLQYVRIEYAKEQLKFTDSEIQDVALNVGFRSVSHFIHVFQKRTGVTPQQYRKGDIT from the coding sequence GTGAGGGATCAGGAGCTGTTTGACAAAGTGTATGCTGCGATACTTGCGCGAAGCGACCGGTATGACGGCATTTATTATTCCGCGATCAAAACGACGGGCATCTACTGCAGACCCTCCTGCCGCTCCAGAACGCCGAAGCCGGAAAATGTCACTGTCTATTCCACCATTCAAGAGGCGGAGCGCAGCGGATATCGAGCCTGTAAGAGGTGCCAGCCAAATAAGCACGAGCTCATTAACCCTGATGCCGATATTGCAGAACGGGTTACCCGCTATATCTACGCACACTACAGAGAGCCGCTTACTCTTCCTCAGATCGCTGAAGCGCTCAGTATCAGTCCATATCACATGCAGCGGGTGTACAAGAGAGTTACCGAGATATCACCGGCTCAGCAGCTGCAGTATGTCCGCATTGAGTATGCGAAGGAACAGCTGAAGTTCACTGATTCAGAGATTCAGGATGTAGCATTAAACGTAGGCTTTAGGAGCGTCTCGCACTTTATCCATGTTTTTCAGAAGAGAACAGGAGTCACACCCCAGCAGTACCGTAAAGGGGATATCACATAG